CGCGGTGGCGGCCGATCCGGAAGAGGATGCGGTGCTGGCCAATCTCGGCCGGGTGCAGTCCGAGTTGCTGCGCTGCAAGGACGAGCTGCAGAGTGGCCTGGCGGCCTTGGCGCCGGGCGTCCGCGACGCGAGCCGGGCCCTGGGGATGGCCGACTCGGTGGTGGCGCGCCTCGATCTGCTCGTGAGCAAGGTCGAGGAAGTCATCGAGTACGCGCAGGCGGCCGGTGCCGACGAGACCCTCGTCGGGGGCCTCGAACGGACCGCCGAGGAGTTGCTGCAGGCCCAGCAGGAAGCCGCCGCGGCCTTCCTGGAGATCTTCGAAGCGACCTGGTAGACGCCCGGATCCGGTCTCCCGCGGTCTAGCCGGCAGCGGGCGAAAACGCGTACAGCGTGCCGTCCTCGGTGCAAACGTAGAGCCTGTCGCCGTCCAGGGCCGGCGACGAGCGGATGGGGCCGGCGAGCGGCAAGCTCCACGCGACCCTTGCCTTGGCGGCGTCGACCGCCAGCAGGTGGCCGGCGTCGGTGCCCAGGACGGCCAGGCCGCCGGCGGCGGCGGGACTCGATACCATCGGCTCGGAAGCGGGAAAGCCAGGATCCAGCGGGAACAGAGGCTCCGAGCGTCCCGACAGGTAGTCGATGGCGTGCACCCGGCCGTCGGCGGAGCCGAAGACCAGGATGGCGCGATCGGCGGCGATCAGCGCCGGCGATGCCGCCACGAAAGCGGCGCCGTGGCATGCGCCACGGGCGTGGATGCGTCCATCTCCCAGGCGGTAGGTGGTGAGTTCGGCCCCCTTGGTCAGCACGCACACGAATCCGCGGGCGATGACCGGCGTGGCGAGCACCTCCCCGGGCGCCCAGGCGCGCCAGCGCTCGTGCACGTGCCCCGACGCCTGATCCAGCACGACGACCTCGCCCGACTCGCTCACGGCGACCAGTGCGCCTTCGGCGACGGCCGGCGAGGCCCGGAAGCCGCCCGCCACCGTTCTCTCCCCGCGATCGGGGAAGCGCCAGCGCGGCGCCAGGTCCCGATCGAAGCCGAAGGCCATCCCCTGCTGGGTCACGGCCACCACCTGCCCGGACTCCTCGTCGGCGGCCAGCGAGGCCTCGATGCCGCCCAGATCGGCGACCTGCGCCACGCTCTGCCCCGTTTCGGCGTCGAACGCGCAGATCGCCCCTTCCAGCGTGGCGACGTACAGGCGGCCGCCGAAGAGCAGGGGCGTGCTGGCGACGGTGCCGGCCACGCGTGCCGGCCAGCCAGGCAGCGAGGGCGTCTCCCCCTCCCGGTCGAACGCGGCGA
Above is a window of Candidatus Tanganyikabacteria bacterium DNA encoding:
- a CDS encoding PQQ-binding-like beta-propeller repeat protein is translated as MSSWTAFRGNGARTGLTAGPTLCDPPDLAWTRSLGEGIVASPVAAGGRVYVVGKLGLVAAFDREGETPSLPGWPARVAGTVASTPLLFGGRLYVATLEGAICAFDAETGQSVAQVADLGGIEASLAADEESGQVVAVTQQGMAFGFDRDLAPRWRFPDRGERTVAGGFRASPAVAEGALVAVSESGEVVVLDQASGHVHERWRAWAPGEVLATPVIARGFVCVLTKGAELTTYRLGDGRIHARGACHGAAFVAASPALIAADRAILVFGSADGRVHAIDYLSGRSEPLFPLDPGFPASEPMVSSPAAAGGLAVLGTDAGHLLAVDAAKARVAWSLPLAGPIRSSPALDGDRLYVCTEDGTLYAFSPAAG